The genomic interval AATTCATAACATTACTTAAGGAAAAATCAATAATCCGGTATAGGCCACCAAAAGGCACAGCAGGTTTCGCCCTGGTCTGCACCAAAATATTCAAACGGCTGCCCACCCCGCCGGCAAGGAGCAATACCAATGTTTTATTGACATGCATCATCGAATTATCTCTCCGCTCTGAATATCTCGATTGAACTTCTCGGGGGGCAGTTCCGGGTATATCGTACAGTTGCTGCCAATAACAGCACCAGACGGCACATGGTTGTTCCATCCCACGACCGTTGCCTGCCGATCGTGAATCGGCCCACTCTCTCCAACTCTCACTGCTTCACCGACCACAGTATTAACATCACTAACGACTTTATCAAGCACCGCGTTTTCACCCACGACATTGTTAAAAAACAAAACCGAGTCACGAACAACAGCACCCTTTTTCACATGCACGCCGGGGAATAAAATCGATCGTTCCACTGTACCGTCAATAACACAGCCATTATAAATCAAACTATCCTGCACCTGAGCCTGGCTGCCAAGCTTAAGCGGTTGAAAATCACGAATCCCTCTATGTTCAAGATTTGTGCGGATTCCCCGGCGCTTCAGATCAATTTTAGGCTCACTCCCCAACAGATCCATATTCGTCTGCCAGAACTCTTCGATAGTTCTAGTGTACCCCCAATAATCATAGAATTTAAAGCCATACACCTTTCTCTGCTCAGCCATCACCCGTGGAATAATATCACGGCCAAACTCAAAAGAGGTATCCTCTCGGATATTGCTCTCCAGAGTTCGATACAACACCTCAGGCTTAAAACAAAATATAGTCATCGAGGCCCAGTTGGAAGTAGGTTTTTCAGGTTTCTCCTTATACTGAACAATGCGTCCGCCAATCTGGCCGTCTTCACTGTCAATACTTGCAACCCCGAATCGATGCGCCTTTTCGATTGGCACTTCCAGGCAGGCAATGGTCAGATCAGCATCTTTATCCCTGTGATATCGGATCATCTCCTGGTAGTCCATATTATAGACATGGTCACCAGAAAGAATAACAACCACCTCCGGGGCATGATACTTGATAAAATCGAAATTTTGATACACAGAATCCGCAGAACCGCGATACCAGTTTGAACTGGCATGCCCTGTTGAAGGAGGCAGAATAGATATGCCGCGATACCTGCCAATCATATCCCAGGCGGCGCCGCTGCCGATGTGGTTAATCAAGGAAAAACTTCTGAACTGACTGAGAATAGCAACCCGTTCAAGTCCCGACTGCATCAGGTTGCTCAAGGGAAAATCTATAACCCTGGCAAAACCGCCAAAAGGAACTGCAGATTTAGGTCGATAATAGGTGAGAACGTTAAGTTCATCGACCCGACCACCGGCCAAGACCATAGCTAGAACTTTCGGTTTGAGATTCATAAATGCCTTTTGGAGAGACGCATCAAGGTTGTTGTCTTAAAATCCTGGTCGGCCTTGTCAAGGTTTTCCAATGGCACTTCTGCTCTGGCAGCATCACGATGGCCACCGGCAGAACCAAGAGGGCCAAAAATTTTCTCGGCCAGTTTACCAGCATTCTTTTTATAGCCGTCACATCGAAAGATGACGACCAGTTTCTTCTGATGAATGCCCGAAACAAAGACCCAGGCAACTTTATTCACCTGGTTGAAGAAGTCGGCAATAATAACAAGAATATCAGGACTGCGAACCTTTCCGACATGGACGTAGAGTCGACGCTGGCTTATCTTCATGTCCATCAGGGCTGTACGAAAATAACTCAACTCGGAGGGGCGCAGAGCCGACAATTCAATCTTACGGACCATGTTATGGTTTGCAAGATTAAAAAGGTATCGAAAGGAGATAGCATCAGCCAGATTGGCCCGCTTTTCAAAGTTATGCGTATCAACTTTTATGGCATAAAAGAGCGCCGTTGCCATTGCCACTGCGGGCTTCATATTGGCAGCCCGTAAATACTCGATCATCATCGA from Desulfobulbaceae bacterium carries:
- a CDS encoding glucose-1-phosphate adenylyltransferase: MNLKPKVLAMVLAGGRVDELNVLTYYRPKSAVPFGGFARVIDFPLSNLMQSGLERVAILSQFRSFSLINHIGSGAAWDMIGRYRGISILPPSTGHASSNWYRGSADSVYQNFDFIKYHAPEVVVILSGDHVYNMDYQEMIRYHRDKDADLTIACLEVPIEKAHRFGVASIDSEDGQIGGRIVQYKEKPEKPTSNWASMTIFCFKPEVLYRTLESNIREDTSFEFGRDIIPRVMAEQRKVYGFKFYDYWGYTRTIEEFWQTNMDLLGSEPKIDLKRRGIRTNLEHRGIRDFQPLKLGSQAQVQDSLIYNGCVIDGTVERSILFPGVHVKKGAVVRDSVLFFNNVVGENAVLDKVVSDVNTVVGEAVRVGESGPIHDRQATVVGWNNHVPSGAVIGSNCTIYPELPPEKFNRDIQSGEIIR
- a CDS encoding DHH family phosphoesterase; this encodes MSRTMSLKKLKTSSRRSKLTLPKKTAKERLREFWAVFGKDDEVIVIINADPDALACAMAVKRLLRYKVKSVVVGYPNEIRRLSNVAMVDLLKIPAERLHTLDLEKYTKFVLLDSQPFHLPAFENIHFDVVIDHHPITKGWESQYVDIRPDYGATASMMIEYLRAANMKPAVAMATALFYAIKVDTHNFEKRANLADAISFRYLFNLANHNMVRKIELSALRPSELSYFRTALMDMKISQRRLYVHVGKVRSPDILVIIADFFNQVNKVAWVFVSGIHQKKLVVIFRCDGYKKNAGKLAEKIFGPLGSAGGHRDAARAEVPLENLDKADQDFKTTTLMRLSKRHL